In Gossypium hirsutum isolate 1008001.06 chromosome D06, Gossypium_hirsutum_v2.1, whole genome shotgun sequence, one genomic interval encodes:
- the LOC107900368 gene encoding uncharacterized protein, with product MEIQTASSSAAMNNDPKRLHKCRNICFATMGGLIFIIILIVILAFTVFKPKNPVITVDSVTLSDLKFYLDTTKFQVLFNFSLDVDLTIKNSNKVGFKYADSAAELNYRGLKVGEVPIPAGKISADKTAPMNLTVTVMADRFISDSNFFADVSGGELPLETFCEISGKVNILNLFKFHVVSTTSCDIIVFLSNSSAGDQNCNYKYKV from the coding sequence ATGGAAATACAGACTGCAAGCAGTTCAGCAGCCATGAACAATGACCCCAAGCGTCTCCATAAATGCAGAAACATCTGTTTTGCAACCATGGGTGGGTTAATATTCATCATAATCCTCATTGTAATCTTAGCTTTCACCGTTTTCAAGCCCAAAAACCCCGTAATAACAGTCGACTCAGTCACCTTATCCGACCTGAAGTTTTACCTAGATACGACAAAGTTCCAAGTGTTGTTCAACTTTAGCCTGGACGTGGATCTCACCATCAAGAACTCCAACAAAGTGGGGTTCAAGTATGCTGACTCGGCTGCTGAGTTGAACTACAGGGGCCTGAAAGTAGGCGAGGTTCCAATTCCAGCCGGTAAGATTTCTGCAGATAAAACGGCTCCGATGAACTTGACGGTGACAGTCATGGCGGATCGATTCATCTCAGACTCAAACTTTTTCGCTGATGTTTCGGGTGGTGAACTGCCTTTGGAGACATTTTGTGAGATTTCAGGCAAGGTTAATATCTTGAATTTGTTTAAGTTTCATGTTGTTTCTACAACTTCATGCGACATCATTGTCTTTTTGTCTAATTCAAGTGCTGGAGACCAAAACTGCAACTATAAGTATAAGGTGtaa